One genomic segment of [Phormidium] sp. ETS-05 includes these proteins:
- a CDS encoding SpoIID/LytB domain-containing protein codes for MALDRWQTGQILIEPSNGGYAYIGDRWYRGRIHIVPVSGNLTAVNIVDLEQYLYSVIGAEMSPSWPQEALKAQAVAARSYALYQRDRYSNSIYDVGDTQAWQVYKGLESEANTTQAAVEATKGQVLTYNGKIIEAVFHSSSGGHTENVEDVSEPRPYLRGVPDYDAGTPVYEWSSSISRAQLSNLMGVGNISAIKPERTSKTGRVISVRAYGSDGERLLSGEQLQSLLNLRSTLFTINPNGNTFAIYGRGFGHGVGMSQWGAYNLANQGYNYQQILGHYYRNSALAKIKID; via the coding sequence GTGGCGCTCGATCGCTGGCAAACCGGCCAAATTTTGATTGAGCCTTCTAATGGCGGTTATGCTTATATTGGCGATCGCTGGTATCGCGGTCGCATCCACATCGTCCCCGTCTCGGGCAACCTCACCGCTGTCAATATCGTAGATTTAGAACAATACCTCTACAGTGTCATCGGTGCGGAAATGAGCCCCAGTTGGCCCCAAGAAGCTCTCAAAGCTCAAGCCGTCGCCGCTCGTTCTTACGCTCTCTACCAGCGCGATCGCTATAGCAATAGTATCTATGATGTGGGGGATACCCAAGCATGGCAGGTTTACAAAGGCTTGGAAAGCGAAGCCAACACCACCCAAGCCGCTGTAGAAGCCACTAAAGGTCAAGTCCTCACCTACAACGGCAAAATTATTGAAGCGGTATTTCACTCTTCCTCTGGGGGTCACACGGAAAACGTGGAGGATGTGTCCGAGCCTCGTCCTTACTTGCGTGGCGTTCCCGACTATGACGCCGGAACCCCTGTTTATGAGTGGAGTAGTAGCATTTCTCGCGCCCAACTCAGCAACTTGATGGGGGTCGGGAATATCTCGGCAATTAAACCGGAACGCACTTCTAAAACCGGGCGGGTGATTTCGGTGCGAGCTTACGGATCCGATGGCGAACGTCTCCTCAGCGGCGAACAACTCCAAAGCCTCCTCAACCTCAGAAGTACCCTATTTACCATCAACCCCAACGGCAACACCTTCGCCATCTACGGTCGAGGTTTCGGTCACGGCGTCGGGATGAGTCAATGGGGCGCCTACAATTTAGCCAATCAAGGCTACAACTACCAACAAATCCTCGGTCACTACTATCGCAACTCGGCTCTAGCCAAAATCAAAATCGATTAA
- a CDS encoding Uma2 family endonuclease, whose amino-acid sequence MTASKKYFQISPEDYLAGERVSPIRHEYIRGEVYAMAGASDAHVIICGNIHAPLRNHVRGTGCRVYMVDMKVKIDRANSYYYPDVMVTCDPRDKTPDDFKRYPKLIVEVLSPSTAKFDRGDKFADYKQIETLQEYVLISSDTIQVDCYRRDSEGVWEVFTYKKGDELELTSVNWRGAIDLLYEDVLDLE is encoded by the coding sequence ATGACAGCCAGTAAAAAATACTTCCAAATATCCCCAGAAGACTATTTAGCAGGAGAGAGAGTCAGTCCCATCCGCCATGAATATATCCGAGGCGAAGTTTATGCAATGGCGGGAGCCAGCGACGCTCATGTTATCATTTGCGGCAACATTCACGCTCCCCTGAGAAATCACGTGAGGGGAACGGGATGCCGAGTTTATATGGTAGATATGAAAGTCAAGATAGACCGAGCTAATAGTTATTACTATCCCGATGTGATGGTCACTTGTGACCCCAGAGATAAAACCCCCGATGATTTCAAGCGCTATCCTAAATTAATTGTGGAAGTTTTATCGCCATCAACGGCGAAATTTGACCGGGGCGATAAATTTGCTGACTACAAGCAAATCGAAACCCTGCAAGAATATGTGTTAATCAGCTCCGATACTATCCAAGTAGATTGCTATCGCCGGGATTCCGAGGGAGTCTGGGAAGTTTTTACCTATAAAAAAGGGGATGAATTAGAGTTAACCAGCGTTAATTGGCGCGGCGCCATTGATTTATTATATGAAGATGTGTTAGACTTAGAATAA
- a CDS encoding Uma2 family endonuclease, with translation MTISKKIFYISPEEYLAGERVSPIRHEYIRGEVYAMAGGSQAHGTIAGNMFALLRNHIRGTGCRAFIENMKVQIEAANSYYYPDVMVTCDPRDKNLADDFVNYPKLIVEVLSPSTAKFDRGDKFADYKQIETLEEYVLISSDTIQVDCYRRDSEGVWEVVTYEKGDELELTSVNWRGAIDLLYEDVVELN, from the coding sequence ATGACCATCAGTAAAAAAATCTTTTATATCTCCCCAGAAGAGTATTTAGCAGGGGAGAGAGTCAGTCCCATCCGCCATGAATATATCCGAGGCGAAGTTTATGCAATGGCGGGAGGCAGCCAAGCACATGGCACTATTGCTGGGAATATGTTTGCCTTGTTGCGCAACCACATCCGGGGGACAGGTTGCCGCGCTTTTATTGAAAATATGAAAGTCCAAATTGAGGCGGCTAATTCTTATTACTATCCCGATGTGATGGTGACTTGTGACCCCAGGGATAAAAACTTGGCCGATGATTTCGTCAATTATCCTAAATTAATTGTGGAAGTTTTATCGCCATCAACGGCGAAGTTTGACCGAGGCGATAAATTTGCTGACTACAAGCAGATTGAAACCCTGGAAGAATATGTGTTAATCAGCTCCGATACTATCCAAGTAGATTGCTATCGCCGGGATTCCGAGGGAGTCTGGGAAGTTGTCACCTATGAAAAAGGAGATGAATTAGAGTTAACCAGCGTTAATTGGCGCGGCGCCATTGATTTGTTATATGAAGATGTGGTAGAATTGAATTAG
- a CDS encoding Ycf66 family protein, producing the protein MVNFSLNLASLVGIALAIGGVGLYFVRSVRPELSRDYDLFFAAVALLCGGILFFYGWRFDPIMQFGQILLGGSAIFFAFENIRLRGITTVQAKRQSAPIVDDRRPVSDVYRVDAELDEIEPYDERPVTRRIRGTQEPSRSRGDYYEDERRRPSSRSGYDGRSGATAERPDRPRRPSSPSARPSAPPYSEPEAETRTRRRRPPEDTSYEPTTQRTYRPPVEPPQPDFDDSEDTGSSDIYTDIYGDYPAKRRPSSDSDSSTTDYVDYQPIDEDEDEDGDEGDNSRNFDK; encoded by the coding sequence ATGGTAAATTTTAGTCTAAATTTAGCAAGTTTAGTGGGGATTGCCCTCGCGATCGGAGGAGTGGGGCTGTATTTCGTCCGGTCAGTGCGTCCAGAGCTATCTCGGGACTATGACCTGTTTTTCGCTGCAGTGGCACTGCTGTGCGGCGGTATCCTTTTCTTTTACGGATGGCGCTTTGACCCGATTATGCAGTTTGGCCAGATTCTTTTGGGCGGGTCTGCCATCTTCTTTGCTTTTGAGAATATTCGGTTGCGCGGTATCACCACGGTGCAAGCCAAACGCCAATCGGCACCCATTGTCGATGACCGGCGTCCCGTGAGCGATGTGTATCGGGTGGATGCGGAATTAGACGAAATCGAGCCCTATGATGAGCGGCCCGTTACTCGCCGGATTCGCGGTACTCAGGAGCCGAGCCGATCGAGGGGCGACTATTATGAGGATGAGCGGCGGCGGCCCTCTTCTCGATCGGGCTATGACGGGCGCAGCGGCGCCACCGCCGAAAGACCGGACCGCCCCCGCCGCCCCAGCTCACCGTCAGCTCGTCCCTCTGCCCCCCCGTACTCTGAGCCAGAGGCAGAAACCAGAACCCGAAGAAGACGGCCCCCAGAAGATACCAGTTACGAGCCCACCACCCAGCGCACCTATCGCCCGCCGGTGGAGCCGCCGCAGCCGGATTTTGACGACAGCGAGGATACGGGTTCTTCAGATATCTACACTGATATCTATGGCGATTACCCTGCCAAGCGTCGCCCGTCGTCGGATTCTGATTCATCCACCACTGATTATGTGGATTACCAGCCCATAGATGAAGATGAGGATGAGGATGGGGATGAAGGCGATAACTCCCGTAATTTCGATAAATAA
- a CDS encoding PD40 domain-containing protein — translation MTEKGKPVGKRFTWISVLAAASFQLGGCTGSPQMLNFPFDPGGRSLNSPADELSPNIAGRYVVFVSDRFGRQDVYLFDGVNRKLVDLPGLNALDAAAEDPAISQNGRYIVFAGTRGGVKDIYLYDRTTSQLRNLTENLNAIVRRPTISADGNTIAFESSANGQWDILVINRNGQPLEVPTTPR, via the coding sequence ATGACAGAAAAAGGAAAACCTGTAGGGAAACGTTTTACTTGGATAAGTGTTTTGGCGGCGGCGAGTTTTCAGTTGGGGGGATGTACTGGATCCCCCCAAATGCTGAATTTTCCTTTTGACCCGGGGGGGCGGAGTTTGAATAGTCCCGCCGATGAGCTGAGTCCTAATATCGCTGGTCGCTATGTGGTGTTTGTCTCCGATCGGTTCGGACGCCAAGATGTTTATTTATTTGATGGTGTCAACCGCAAGTTAGTTGATTTGCCCGGTTTGAATGCCCTGGATGCGGCTGCTGAAGACCCCGCCATCTCCCAAAACGGTCGCTACATCGTCTTTGCTGGTACTAGAGGCGGGGTGAAGGATATTTATTTGTACGATCGTACCACTAGCCAATTGCGCAATCTCACGGAAAACCTGAATGCGATCGTCCGTCGCCCCACCATCAGCGCCGATGGTAATACAATTGCCTTTGAATCCAGCGCTAATGGCCAATGGGATATTCTCGTAATCAATCGTAATGGCCAACCCCTAGAAGTCCCTACCACACCCCGTTAA
- a CDS encoding DUF4168 domain-containing protein, with the protein MLKLSATPPGKIIGKSVTVVILGAASLLVAVHPTGYSLNVSHAVPHQSPSPFLGEGFRVREITKTLTNKLYRSYPLTFFGAPATAQGAVTDGEIAQFAKSVWEIEQKRQQAYNEIKKINNGVTPPINCSDADSLNGLGREVRELAVNFCEESKIIATNNGLTVSRFNQIQMAYQNDAQVKQKVDAELIRIQRESIIN; encoded by the coding sequence ATGCTAAAATTATCTGCAACACCACCCGGCAAAATTATCGGCAAATCAGTTACTGTAGTCATTCTAGGAGCAGCTAGTTTGCTGGTAGCTGTCCATCCCACGGGATACAGCCTTAACGTAAGTCATGCAGTACCCCATCAAAGTCCCTCTCCCTTTCTGGGAGAGGGATTTAGGGTGAGGGAAATTACCAAGACACTGACGAACAAGCTGTATCGCAGTTATCCCCTCACATTCTTTGGCGCCCCCGCTACGGCTCAAGGTGCCGTCACTGATGGGGAAATTGCTCAATTTGCCAAGTCAGTTTGGGAAATTGAGCAGAAACGCCAGCAAGCATATAATGAAATTAAAAAGATTAATAACGGCGTCACCCCCCCAATCAACTGCAGCGATGCCGATAGCCTGAATGGACTGGGGCGGGAAGTGCGCGAGCTGGCGGTTAACTTCTGCGAAGAATCTAAAATTATTGCCACTAATAATGGGTTGACGGTTTCCCGCTTCAACCAAATTCAAATGGCATATCAAAATGATGCCCAAGTCAAGCAGAAGGTAGATGCAGAATTAATCCGCATTCAGCGAGAATCAATTATCAATTAG
- a CDS encoding DUF4168 domain-containing protein: MKVNHHSITLQKILSTSLITSVLSGFSLLVGAVPSLVIPSLTAPASHTFTLDISAAASAQETFSSAEITNYARSLLKIEPLRQNIFNEIKQMLGASGIPNIVCNDLTSSSQLTGQARDIAEDYCQQSKQIVESNGLTIRRFNEITRALTNDSLLQMRILQELIRLQAIPGLP, translated from the coding sequence ATGAAAGTCAACCATCACTCCATAACCCTACAAAAAATCCTCTCCACCAGTTTGATTACTAGCGTTTTATCCGGCTTCAGCCTCCTAGTTGGCGCCGTCCCCAGCCTAGTCATCCCTTCCCTCACCGCCCCAGCATCCCATACCTTCACTCTCGATATCAGTGCAGCCGCGTCCGCCCAAGAAACCTTCTCCAGCGCCGAGATTACCAACTATGCCCGGTCCCTGCTGAAAATCGAGCCCCTCCGTCAAAACATATTCAACGAAATCAAGCAGATGCTGGGCGCTAGCGGCATCCCCAATATTGTCTGCAACGACCTCACCAGTTCCAGCCAACTCACAGGACAAGCCAGAGATATCGCCGAAGATTACTGCCAGCAATCAAAACAAATTGTAGAAAGTAACGGGTTAACTATCCGGCGTTTTAATGAAATTACCAGAGCCCTCACCAATGACTCCCTCCTGCAAATGCGGATTCTTCAAGAACTTATCCGCCTCCAAGCTATTCCTGGCCTTCCGTAA
- a CDS encoding DUF1868 domain-containing protein — MDDTYQIYLNRVARLTLRDSYLSSLQHIQGSPKYSVRADGSPQPVPFPGYSVISPPAEEDEENRDFYRHLNQCQEELLSLAPGLIVPVRQESFHFTLADLIWESAYQQARQHPDFDAQLRSCIADSFGQCASLAAEKPLSFEILGVIVRTRAIGVCLLPSDEDSYERLLIFRRAIYQNPALMALGIEQQYHLTAHITLGYFAPVSPELNREALSAGLSNFNQRWLENSQKFTVAQAQLRQFEDMTQYNRQPDWPVFTF, encoded by the coding sequence TTGGACGACACATATCAAATTTATCTCAACCGAGTGGCGCGCCTGACCCTGCGCGACAGCTATTTATCAAGTTTACAGCATATCCAAGGGTCGCCTAAGTATTCCGTCCGGGCTGACGGTAGTCCTCAGCCAGTACCTTTCCCTGGCTATTCGGTGATTTCGCCGCCAGCAGAGGAGGATGAGGAGAACCGGGATTTTTATCGCCACTTAAACCAGTGCCAAGAAGAGCTTTTATCTTTAGCCCCGGGTTTGATCGTGCCTGTCCGGCAGGAGAGCTTTCATTTCACTTTGGCAGATTTGATTTGGGAGAGTGCTTATCAGCAGGCTCGGCAACACCCGGATTTTGATGCACAATTGCGATCGTGTATCGCCGATAGTTTTGGGCAATGTGCTTCCCTCGCCGCCGAGAAGCCGCTGAGTTTTGAGATTCTCGGCGTCATAGTCCGCACTCGGGCTATTGGCGTCTGTCTGCTCCCCTCCGATGAGGATTCTTATGAACGTCTGCTGATATTTCGCCGCGCTATCTACCAAAACCCGGCTTTGATGGCTCTTGGCATTGAGCAGCAATATCACTTAACTGCTCATATCACTTTGGGCTATTTCGCCCCGGTTTCTCCGGAACTGAACCGGGAGGCTCTCAGTGCTGGTTTATCTAATTTCAACCAGCGTTGGCTGGAAAATTCCCAAAAATTCACAGTTGCCCAAGCCCAACTGCGCCAGTTTGAGGATATGACTCAATATAACCGTCAACCTGACTGGCCTGTGTTTACGTTTTGA
- the cbiE gene encoding precorrin-6y C5,15-methyltransferase (decarboxylating) subunit CbiE, with the protein MINVVGIGLDGAAGLAPGVLRVVENAVLLVGSDRHLSYFPHHPGERLVLGDMKLGLQKLRRRLETAPEEESIVVLTSGDPLFFGLGRLLVSQLPPETLIFHPHISSVQLAFNRVKVPWQDARVISAHGRSLDETIEALRGGENQIAVLTDDRNHPGAIGLCWH; encoded by the coding sequence ATGATAAATGTGGTGGGAATTGGGTTGGATGGTGCGGCGGGACTGGCTCCTGGGGTGCTAAGGGTGGTGGAGAATGCGGTGTTGTTGGTGGGGAGCGATCGTCACCTGAGCTACTTTCCTCACCATCCAGGGGAGCGTCTGGTGTTGGGAGATATGAAATTGGGGCTGCAAAAACTGCGCCGCCGTCTGGAAACTGCCCCAGAAGAGGAATCAATTGTGGTTTTGACTTCGGGAGACCCCCTATTTTTTGGTTTGGGGCGTCTGTTGGTGTCCCAGTTGCCCCCGGAAACTCTGATTTTTCACCCCCATATCAGTAGTGTGCAGTTGGCTTTTAACCGGGTGAAGGTTCCTTGGCAAGATGCGAGGGTGATTAGCGCTCATGGTCGTTCTTTGGATGAGACGATCGAGGCTTTGCGCGGTGGGGAAAATCAAATTGCGGTACTTACGGACGATCGCAATCATCCGGGAGCGATCGGGCTTTGTTGGCACTAG
- the cbiT gene encoding precorrin-6Y C5,15-methyltransferase (decarboxylating) subunit CbiT, protein MLALDLPNSYQFWVCENLGGSDERVECYPDIAAVTNRTFAPLNVVLLIRDEAKAPDVSALPLLGLPDASFVTFDDRPNLLTKREVRLLVLGELQLQPAQTVWDIGAGTGTVAIEIARLCPNSTVYAIEKTAAGTGLIEQNCQRLQVRNVISIYGEAPEILYRLPAADRIFIGGSGGKLRSILSVCDRQLTKNGVIVLALSTIEHLNIALTWAEEWNWQYRLLQVNLARSVPVAHLTRFAPLNPVTILTLSK, encoded by the coding sequence TTGTTGGCACTAGATTTGCCTAATTCCTATCAATTTTGGGTATGCGAAAATCTCGGCGGTAGTGACGAGCGGGTGGAATGCTACCCGGATATCGCTGCTGTCACTAATCGCACTTTTGCCCCTTTGAATGTGGTATTGTTAATCCGAGATGAGGCGAAAGCTCCGGATGTATCGGCTCTACCGCTGCTGGGTTTGCCTGATGCGAGTTTTGTTACTTTTGACGATCGACCCAACCTCCTGACAAAGCGAGAAGTGCGGTTGTTGGTGTTGGGAGAATTGCAGCTCCAACCGGCTCAAACGGTTTGGGATATCGGGGCAGGGACCGGCACGGTAGCGATTGAAATTGCCCGCCTTTGCCCTAATTCAACGGTATATGCGATAGAAAAAACTGCTGCTGGGACTGGGTTGATTGAGCAAAATTGTCAAAGGCTACAAGTGCGCAATGTGATTTCTATTTATGGGGAAGCTCCAGAGATTCTGTATCGTCTTCCGGCGGCGGATCGGATTTTTATTGGGGGTAGTGGGGGGAAATTGCGTTCTATTCTGAGCGTGTGCGATCGACAATTGACGAAAAATGGCGTTATTGTCCTGGCTCTTTCCACCATAGAACATCTAAATATTGCCCTCACCTGGGCGGAAGAATGGAACTGGCAATATCGTTTGCTTCAGGTGAACCTTGCCCGATCGGTTCCCGTGGCTCACCTCACCCGTTTCGCCCCCCTCAACCCCGTTACTATCCTCACTTTGAGTAAATAG
- a CDS encoding DUF4384 domain-containing protein — MRPLTWGPEIQNRVRSLLDALLSYEEWSNNGFSVPGHKFNWQDEDSKSPRLVVDTKLRFLVALMNKQGCQELSKLKAPDDFLRGAIARLEELEILQDNSLKDQGSEDWRLTLMLCSKNKAPNLRAFDERWKHHKQSKLQPQKPLPQAVGMQTPDQLWYQLKKQAIPTTQMGPVLAKPGQTLNMWAPETQYLKEVPVKSQIKFEVNLERDGYLVLLEKGTSGQLFCLCPSFVAPQPQLSAGPVQLPQETGRVKYFTLTGDGGREEIVALIAKEPPPLDWLPKGDQPPLELNNDHLNDLLSYLNPGPDCQVWYSDYMVVK; from the coding sequence ATGAGACCGCTAACTTGGGGTCCTGAGATTCAAAACCGAGTCAGAAGCCTGCTGGATGCCCTACTGTCCTATGAGGAATGGAGCAACAACGGCTTTTCTGTTCCAGGACATAAATTTAATTGGCAAGACGAAGACAGCAAGAGTCCCAGACTGGTTGTGGACACAAAGCTGAGATTTCTTGTGGCGCTTATGAATAAACAAGGTTGCCAGGAGCTTTCTAAACTTAAGGCGCCCGACGACTTTCTGCGAGGAGCCATTGCTCGTCTGGAAGAGTTGGAAATCTTGCAAGATAACAGCCTTAAAGACCAAGGCTCTGAAGATTGGCGGCTTACCCTTATGCTTTGCTCGAAAAACAAGGCACCAAATTTGAGGGCGTTTGATGAGAGGTGGAAGCACCACAAGCAAAGCAAGCTCCAACCTCAGAAGCCCTTACCGCAAGCGGTGGGGATGCAAACCCCAGACCAACTTTGGTATCAACTGAAGAAGCAGGCCATACCCACCACCCAAATGGGACCGGTACTGGCGAAACCGGGGCAAACCCTGAATATGTGGGCGCCGGAGACGCAGTATCTCAAAGAAGTACCTGTGAAGAGCCAGATTAAATTTGAGGTAAATTTGGAACGTGACGGCTACCTGGTGCTGCTGGAAAAAGGCACATCGGGGCAGTTGTTCTGTTTGTGCCCCTCATTTGTGGCGCCCCAACCGCAACTATCAGCAGGCCCGGTACAGTTGCCCCAAGAGACGGGGCGTGTAAAATACTTTACCCTCACTGGTGATGGTGGTAGGGAGGAGATTGTCGCCCTCATCGCCAAGGAGCCGCCACCCTTGGACTGGCTACCCAAAGGGGACCAGCCACCGTTAGAGTTGAACAACGACCACTTGAACGACCTGCTATCGTACCTCAACCCCGGCCCCGATTGTCAGGTTTGGTACAGTGATTATATGGTGGTGAAATGA
- a CDS encoding DUF29 family protein gives MPCPYTPRPHTPKPHHHQTTMTQELTDLRNYIITGRYEEALTLLDELDGMSKKATVRAIRSYAVRLLVHLIKNQVEQRLTNSWAASIRDSVLEIQDLNLKDNKNSYYINSDEWQEFLETALEDAVFAASGEVAGGTYKPARLMEMINQDQIISLAQEMLDLTYSQSGKLLRRAINQEFAQLPGGEEWNLESS, from the coding sequence ATGCCGTGCCCCTACACCCCCAGACCCCACACCCCCAAACCCCACCACCACCAAACCACCATGACTCAAGAACTCACAGACCTGAGAAACTACATCATCACCGGACGCTATGAGGAGGCATTGACTCTATTAGATGAACTGGATGGCATGAGCAAAAAAGCCACAGTGCGCGCTATCAGAAGTTATGCCGTTAGGCTCCTAGTTCACTTAATCAAAAACCAGGTAGAGCAGCGGCTGACTAACTCTTGGGCTGCTTCGATTAGAGATTCAGTATTGGAAATTCAAGACCTGAATCTGAAGGATAATAAAAACTCCTACTATATTAACTCCGATGAATGGCAGGAATTCCTAGAAACCGCTTTAGAGGATGCAGTTTTTGCCGCCAGTGGGGAAGTGGCTGGGGGGACATATAAACCAGCTCGCCTGATGGAAATGATAAACCAAGACCAGATTATCAGTTTAGCCCAGGAAATGCTAGATTTGACTTATAGCCAGTCGGGAAAACTGTTGCGCAGGGCGATAAATCAGGAATTTGCCCAACTCCCAGGGGGGGAAGAGTGGAATTTAGAATCATCCTAG